A single window of Hymenobacter sp. APR13 DNA harbors:
- a CDS encoding TAT-variant-translocated molybdopterin oxidoreductase, translating to MQESPKYWKGIEELENSPEFMKNALTEFADFLPVKETYGSSDATVAPRRDFLKLMGFGLAAATLASCETPIKKAIPYLNKPEEVDPGIANFYASTYFTGQDYNSVLVKTREGRPIKLEGNPESPITRGGLSARAQASVLSLYDGARLQHFAIKGAKKDKDQVDQEIRTALAAGGRVAIVSPTIISPSTKKVIAEFASRYAGTEHVMYDVNSASGLLRANGGVLPSYDFSKADIIVSLGADFLGTWISPVEFARQYVTNRKVSSDKRSMSRHYQFESALTLTGSNADVRVPVKPSEMGATAIALYNGIAGGAAAGSPQLKKAVADLKAAGSRGLVVSGSNDPAVQALVTAINQSLGSAAVDVSTPSMVRQGDDARMDRLVKDIIGGQIATVIFYHANPVFDHPMGAQLAEALKGGKVKTTISLNDRLDETGSLCTYAAPDHHWMESWNDYEPKRGYLSLAQPVISPLFATRQAQDSLLTWAGNPTSYYNYLRTQWQAITGGDAKAWDKAVHDGVAMGSALAATPAQGAAMGAAEAISAINSAPKLTGTELFIYEKVGVGNGSEGNNPWLQELPDPVSKATWGNYVAVPRKMAEEKGWAQGDVLKVTANGKSIELPVLIQPGQAAGSVSIALGYGRTKAGKVGDKVGENVLPLAVMRNGAVQYSNSVTLEKTGATSPIAQTQTHHTIMDRKPVVQESTLAQYIKNPKEVTEYELLTTPEGNVKPNKVSLWQDYEYKNHHWGMAIDLNSCIGCGSCVVGCQAENNVAVVGKQEVINRREMHWMRIDRYYSSDASKEDFETKGKLATYAAMEDPSENPSVIFQPMMCQHCNHAPCETVCPVLATTHSSEGLNQMTYNRCVGTRYCANNCPYKVRRFNWFSYYSNEKFEAVNGHMFTDLGRMVLNPDVTVRARGVMEKCSLCVQRIQLGKLEAKKEKRRPKDGEIVSACAQSCPTQAIVFGDMRDPESRLSKLLRREDGERAFHVLDAINVQPNMTYLTKIRNTEEVRNA from the coding sequence ATGCAAGAGTCGCCCAAGTACTGGAAGGGAATTGAGGAACTGGAGAACTCACCGGAGTTCATGAAGAATGCACTCACCGAGTTTGCAGACTTCCTGCCGGTGAAGGAAACCTATGGCTCTTCCGACGCTACGGTAGCCCCGCGCCGCGACTTCCTCAAGCTCATGGGCTTCGGCCTGGCCGCCGCTACCCTCGCCAGCTGCGAAACCCCCATCAAAAAGGCTATTCCTTACCTGAATAAGCCGGAAGAAGTAGATCCAGGCATCGCCAACTTCTACGCTTCCACTTATTTCACGGGCCAGGACTACAACAGCGTGCTGGTGAAGACCCGCGAGGGTCGTCCGATCAAGCTGGAAGGCAACCCCGAGTCGCCGATTACGCGTGGTGGCCTGTCGGCCCGCGCCCAGGCTTCGGTTCTGAGCCTCTACGACGGTGCTCGTCTGCAGCACTTCGCTATCAAAGGCGCGAAGAAGGACAAAGACCAGGTTGACCAGGAAATCCGCACGGCTCTGGCCGCGGGTGGACGCGTCGCCATCGTGTCGCCGACCATCATCAGCCCCAGCACCAAGAAAGTTATTGCTGAATTCGCGAGCCGCTATGCTGGTACCGAGCACGTCATGTATGACGTGAATTCGGCTTCGGGCCTGCTCCGCGCCAATGGCGGGGTGCTACCCAGCTACGATTTCAGCAAAGCCGACATTATTGTAAGCCTCGGTGCCGACTTCCTCGGTACCTGGATTTCGCCAGTAGAATTCGCGCGCCAGTACGTGACCAACCGCAAGGTTAGCTCCGACAAGCGCTCCATGTCGCGCCACTACCAGTTCGAAAGCGCCCTGACCCTGACCGGCTCCAACGCCGATGTACGGGTGCCGGTGAAGCCTTCGGAAATGGGCGCTACCGCCATTGCCCTCTACAACGGTATTGCTGGCGGCGCTGCTGCTGGCAGCCCACAGCTAAAAAAGGCCGTTGCTGACCTGAAAGCAGCTGGCAGCCGTGGCCTCGTGGTTTCAGGTTCCAACGACCCGGCTGTTCAGGCCCTCGTTACCGCCATCAACCAGAGCCTCGGCAGTGCTGCCGTCGACGTGTCCACGCCCTCGATGGTGCGCCAGGGCGACGACGCCCGCATGGACCGGCTGGTGAAGGATATCATCGGTGGCCAGATTGCTACGGTGATTTTCTACCACGCCAACCCTGTGTTCGACCACCCCATGGGTGCTCAGTTGGCCGAAGCGCTGAAAGGTGGCAAAGTGAAAACCACCATTTCGCTGAACGACCGTCTCGACGAAACCGGCAGCCTGTGCACCTACGCCGCTCCCGACCACCACTGGATGGAGTCGTGGAACGACTACGAGCCGAAGCGTGGCTACCTGAGCCTGGCCCAGCCGGTGATTTCACCGCTGTTTGCCACGCGTCAGGCGCAGGATTCGCTGCTGACTTGGGCCGGTAACCCAACCAGCTATTACAACTACCTCCGCACTCAGTGGCAGGCCATAACCGGCGGTGATGCCAAAGCCTGGGACAAGGCTGTACACGATGGTGTAGCCATGGGCTCGGCCTTGGCTGCTACTCCTGCACAAGGTGCTGCTATGGGTGCCGCCGAAGCCATCAGCGCTATCAATTCGGCTCCCAAGCTCACGGGCACGGAGCTTTTTATCTACGAGAAAGTAGGCGTGGGCAACGGCTCGGAAGGCAACAACCCCTGGCTGCAGGAGCTGCCCGACCCGGTATCGAAAGCCACCTGGGGCAACTACGTGGCCGTGCCGCGCAAGATGGCCGAGGAAAAAGGCTGGGCCCAAGGCGACGTGCTGAAAGTAACGGCCAATGGCAAGTCCATTGAGCTGCCCGTACTGATTCAGCCCGGCCAGGCCGCTGGCTCGGTTTCGATTGCCCTTGGCTACGGCCGCACGAAAGCTGGCAAAGTAGGCGACAAAGTAGGGGAGAACGTACTGCCCTTGGCAGTAATGCGCAACGGTGCTGTTCAGTACTCCAACTCGGTGACGCTGGAGAAAACCGGTGCTACCTCGCCTATCGCCCAGACCCAGACCCACCACACCATCATGGACCGCAAGCCGGTGGTGCAGGAGTCGACGCTGGCCCAGTACATCAAAAACCCGAAAGAGGTAACCGAGTACGAGCTGCTCACGACGCCGGAAGGCAACGTGAAACCTAATAAGGTTTCGCTGTGGCAGGACTATGAGTACAAGAACCACCACTGGGGCATGGCCATCGACCTCAACTCCTGCATCGGCTGCGGCTCGTGCGTAGTTGGGTGCCAGGCTGAAAACAACGTGGCCGTAGTAGGCAAGCAGGAGGTTATCAACCGCCGCGAGATGCACTGGATGCGCATCGACCGCTACTACAGCTCCGACGCCAGCAAGGAGGACTTCGAAACCAAAGGCAAGCTGGCGACCTACGCCGCTATGGAAGACCCTTCCGAGAACCCCTCGGTTATCTTCCAGCCGATGATGTGCCAGCACTGCAACCACGCTCCGTGCGAAACGGTGTGCCCCGTACTGGCTACCACCCACAGCTCGGAAGGTCTCAACCAGATGACCTACAACCGTTGCGTTGGTACCCGCTATTGCGCTAACAACTGCCCGTACAAGGTGCGTCGCTTCAACTGGTTCTCGTACTACTCCAACGAGAAGTTCGAAGCCGTGAACGGCCACATGTTCACCGACCTCGGCCGCATGGTGCTGAACCCGGACGTAACGGTACGTGCCCGTGGTGTGATGGAGAAATGCTCGCTCTGCGTGCAGCGTATCCAGCTCGGCAAGCTCGAAGCCAAAAAGGAAAAGCGTCGTCCGAAGGATGGCGAGATTGTTTCGGCCTGCGCCCAGTCCTGCCCCACGCAGGCTATCGTATTCGGCGACATGCGTGACCCCGAGTCGCGTCTGTCCAAGCTGTTGCGTCGGGAAGACGGTGAGCGTGCGTTCCACGTGCTCGACGCCATCAACGTGCAGCCGAACATGACCTATTTGACGAAAATCCGCAACACGGAAGAAGTTCGCAACGCGTAA
- a CDS encoding thioredoxin domain-containing protein, producing MLSAAVPNRLAQETSPYLLQHAHNPVDWYPWGEGALQRARAEQKPIVVSIGYAACHWCHVMERESFENAEVAALMNAHFVCIKVDREERPDVDQVYLEALQAMGVQGGWPLNVFLTPEAKPFYGGTYFAPGSWTELLTSIGEAYQNADRQELEDSAEQIARALQTTELDKYRISASAEGLSEAQLAEALGQLAARFDLDAGGLRGAPKFPLPGVWRLLLRASSILPDTALLAQAMRTVRHLAWGGLYDQIGGGFARYAVDENWLVPHFEKMLYDNGQLLSLYAEAYQLQPDELLREVVYDTVAFVQRELTSPEGGFYASLDADSEGEEGRFYVFTQQELQDILGDEQPLASAYYSCTATGNWEHGRNILHRRQSPEVFAEAHQLQPAVLAELVQGWKQKLLAARAQRPRPTLDDKILTSWNALLLQGLLDAYRAFAEPEFLALALRNAHFLQAHLRRGPGLWRSYQQGRATIGGFLDDYAFLIQAYISLYEATFQESWLHEANQLTQYTLTHFFDPAEALFFYTDDTSEQLIARKKELLDNVLPSSNSVMAHNLHRLGLHLGNTQYGELAAAMLRRVQALVVQQPQATANWAALYTTLLRPIAEITIVGPEAQAYRQELGQHFLPNVVVAGAMEGGSSLPLLAGRTALQGLTTLYVCHHHACQRPVHTVAEALAQL from the coding sequence ATGTTGTCCGCTGCCGTTCCCAATCGTCTGGCCCAGGAAACCAGCCCCTATCTGCTCCAGCACGCGCACAACCCCGTCGACTGGTATCCGTGGGGCGAGGGGGCGCTGCAGCGGGCCCGCGCCGAGCAGAAGCCTATCGTGGTGAGCATTGGATATGCCGCCTGCCACTGGTGCCACGTGATGGAGCGGGAGTCGTTTGAAAACGCCGAAGTGGCGGCTCTGATGAACGCGCATTTCGTGTGCATCAAGGTCGACCGGGAAGAGCGGCCCGATGTAGACCAAGTGTACCTGGAGGCCCTGCAGGCCATGGGCGTGCAGGGTGGCTGGCCGCTGAACGTGTTTCTGACCCCGGAAGCCAAGCCTTTCTACGGCGGCACCTACTTCGCGCCCGGCAGCTGGACGGAGCTGCTCACCAGCATCGGCGAAGCCTACCAGAACGCCGACCGCCAGGAGCTGGAGGATTCCGCCGAGCAGATTGCCCGGGCGCTGCAGACCACTGAGCTGGACAAATACCGCATTTCCGCTTCCGCGGAAGGCCTGTCGGAAGCGCAGCTGGCGGAGGCGCTGGGCCAGCTGGCTGCCCGGTTTGATTTGGACGCGGGCGGGCTGCGCGGGGCACCCAAATTTCCGCTGCCCGGCGTGTGGCGCCTGCTGCTGCGCGCCAGCAGCATCCTCCCCGACACGGCGTTGCTGGCCCAGGCCATGCGCACGGTGCGCCACCTGGCCTGGGGCGGCCTCTACGACCAGATTGGGGGCGGCTTTGCCCGCTACGCCGTGGATGAGAACTGGCTGGTGCCGCATTTCGAGAAGATGCTCTACGACAACGGGCAGCTCCTCAGCCTCTACGCCGAAGCCTACCAGCTGCAGCCCGATGAGCTGCTGCGCGAAGTGGTATACGACACGGTGGCCTTCGTGCAGCGGGAGCTGACCAGCCCCGAAGGCGGCTTCTACGCTTCGTTGGATGCCGACAGCGAGGGCGAAGAAGGCCGGTTCTACGTTTTCACCCAGCAAGAGCTGCAGGACATTCTGGGCGATGAGCAGCCGCTGGCCTCGGCCTACTACAGCTGCACGGCAACCGGCAACTGGGAGCATGGCCGCAACATCCTGCACCGCCGCCAGAGCCCGGAAGTATTTGCCGAAGCCCATCAGCTGCAGCCAGCCGTACTGGCCGAGCTGGTGCAGGGCTGGAAGCAGAAGCTGCTGGCGGCCCGCGCCCAGCGCCCCCGCCCCACCCTCGACGACAAAATCCTGACCAGCTGGAACGCGCTGCTGCTGCAGGGTCTGCTCGACGCCTACCGAGCCTTCGCGGAGCCAGAGTTTCTGGCGCTGGCCCTGCGCAACGCCCATTTCCTGCAGGCCCACCTGCGCCGGGGCCCGGGCCTGTGGCGCAGCTATCAGCAAGGCCGCGCCACCATCGGCGGCTTCCTCGACGACTATGCTTTCCTGATTCAGGCCTACATCAGCCTCTACGAAGCCACGTTCCAGGAAAGCTGGCTGCACGAAGCCAACCAGCTGACCCAGTACACGCTTACGCATTTTTTCGACCCCGCCGAAGCCCTGTTCTTCTACACCGACGATACCAGTGAGCAGCTCATAGCCCGCAAAAAGGAACTACTCGACAACGTCCTGCCTTCTTCCAACTCCGTGATGGCGCACAACCTGCACCGGCTGGGTCTGCACCTCGGCAATACACAGTACGGGGAGCTGGCCGCCGCCATGCTGCGCCGCGTGCAGGCGCTGGTGGTGCAGCAGCCCCAGGCCACTGCCAACTGGGCCGCCCTCTACACCACGCTGCTGCGCCCCATCGCCGAAATCACCATCGTCGGGCCCGAGGCGCAGGCCTACCGACAGGAGCTGGGCCAGCACTTTCTGCCCAATGTGGTAGTGGCCGGCGCCATGGAAGGCGGCTCATCGTTGCCGTTGCTGGCGGGCCGCACTGCCCTGCAGGGGCTCACCACACTGTATGTCTGCCACCACCACGCCTGCCAGCGGCCGGTGCACACCGTGGCCGAGGCGCTGGCGCAGCTCTAG
- the rplI gene encoding 50S ribosomal protein L9 translates to MEVILKDDVKGLGYKNDTVTVKPGFGRNYLLPQGLAILADKTNKKIVAENIRQAAHKADKVKGDAQAIADKIGDVVLDIPAKVGESGKIFGRVTTLQLADALKAKGIDVERKRLSFDQEPGSVGEYTATVDLHREVKHKVRFNVVAE, encoded by the coding sequence ATGGAAGTAATTCTGAAAGACGACGTAAAGGGCCTGGGCTACAAGAACGACACCGTAACGGTGAAGCCCGGCTTCGGTCGCAACTACCTGCTCCCGCAGGGTCTGGCTATCCTGGCCGACAAGACCAACAAGAAAATCGTTGCTGAAAACATCCGTCAGGCTGCTCACAAAGCCGACAAAGTGAAAGGCGACGCTCAGGCTATTGCCGACAAAATCGGTGACGTAGTTCTGGACATCCCAGCCAAAGTAGGTGAGAGCGGCAAAATCTTCGGCCGCGTAACCACGCTGCAGCTGGCCGACGCCCTGAAGGCTAAAGGTATCGACGTAGAGCGCAAGCGTCTCTCCTTCGACCAGGAGCCCGGCTCGGTAGGCGAGTACACCGCTACGGTGGACCTGCACCGCGAAGTGAAGCACAAAGTGCGTTTCAACGTGGTAGCTGAATAA
- a CDS encoding c-type cytochrome, with amino-acid sequence MNSIRLRPLSRLFLALFLTFAAVGNSSAQDVGSAPAVSKEGVAPGATAAATPATATAPAAGGGDAAAIAAGDALFKGNCAQCHAINDVVVGPALAGITKRRPVSWLIPWIKNSSKVVASGDEYAVKIYNQYQKQQMPSFQLSDTEITSILAYVTAEEGKTAGAPGGATGIKPGDGDKAAVDGTDAANGEAGGGKYMDILLIVLVVVLIVLVVTLVIIANIMKDVLRGRKDLDGRDVEVLEQRTDWSKLYKSPVLRGIAGVVFVLAILYTSVQGAMGVGLTQGYQPTQPIAFSHKLHAGENQINCAYCHTSVYKSKSANIPSANICMNCHSQIKTESPEIKKIYRAIERKQPIQWVRVHNLPDLAYFNHSQHTQVGGIECQTCHGPIQNMEVVYQYSALTMGWCINCHRETPLNTKGNGYYNNLVKLHDSANGAAPFTVSSNGGTECSKCHY; translated from the coding sequence ATGAATAGCATCCGACTTCGTCCCCTTTCCCGCCTCTTTCTCGCTCTTTTCCTGACGTTTGCTGCCGTAGGTAACTCTTCGGCGCAGGATGTTGGGTCGGCCCCGGCCGTGAGCAAAGAAGGTGTGGCACCCGGCGCTACGGCTGCCGCCACTCCCGCCACGGCTACTGCCCCCGCTGCTGGCGGTGGTGATGCTGCCGCCATTGCCGCCGGCGATGCCCTTTTTAAAGGCAACTGCGCCCAGTGCCACGCCATCAACGACGTGGTGGTTGGTCCGGCTCTGGCCGGTATCACCAAGCGCCGTCCGGTATCCTGGTTGATTCCATGGATCAAGAATTCCAGCAAAGTAGTAGCCAGCGGCGACGAGTACGCCGTGAAAATCTACAACCAGTACCAGAAGCAGCAGATGCCCAGCTTCCAGCTGAGCGACACGGAGATTACCTCGATTCTGGCCTACGTTACGGCTGAAGAAGGTAAAACTGCTGGCGCCCCTGGTGGTGCAACCGGCATCAAGCCCGGCGACGGCGACAAAGCCGCAGTTGACGGCACGGACGCTGCCAATGGCGAAGCCGGCGGTGGCAAATACATGGATATCCTGCTCATCGTACTGGTAGTGGTGCTGATTGTGCTGGTGGTAACGCTGGTTATCATTGCCAACATTATGAAGGACGTGCTCCGCGGCCGCAAAGACCTCGACGGTCGCGACGTGGAAGTGCTGGAGCAGCGCACCGATTGGAGCAAGCTCTACAAGTCGCCGGTACTGCGCGGCATTGCCGGTGTGGTATTCGTGCTGGCTATCCTCTATACTTCGGTACAGGGTGCCATGGGTGTGGGCCTGACCCAGGGCTACCAGCCTACCCAGCCAATTGCCTTCTCGCACAAACTGCACGCCGGTGAAAACCAGATCAACTGCGCTTACTGCCACACCTCGGTGTACAAGAGCAAGTCGGCTAACATTCCTTCGGCCAACATCTGCATGAACTGCCACTCGCAGATCAAGACGGAGTCGCCCGAAATCAAGAAGATCTACCGCGCTATTGAGCGCAAGCAGCCTATCCAGTGGGTGCGTGTGCACAACCTGCCCGATCTGGCGTACTTCAACCACTCGCAGCACACGCAAGTGGGTGGTATCGAGTGCCAGACCTGCCACGGTCCGATCCAGAACATGGAAGTAGTGTATCAGTACTCGGCCCTGACCATGGGCTGGTGCATCAACTGCCACCGCGAAACTCCGCTCAACACGAAGGGCAACGGCTACTACAACAACCTGGTGAAGCTGCACGACAGCGCCAATGGTGCCGCTCCTTTCACGGTGTCGTCGAACGGCGGCACGGAGTGCTCGAAGTGCCACTATTAA
- a CDS encoding GSCFA domain-containing protein has protein sequence MFRTELPLTPHPQQLPLSARVLTIGSCFSDSIGSRLAADKVATLVNPFGTVFNPLAACRLLRAAAGEEQDWQQHVVEARGRWQSLDLHATHGADSPVELLQQTQQLLRDTGVFVATADVVVLTLGSAWVYRYKETGELVSNCHKLPAEKFEKELLTPDEIINTVAETHAYLRLHNPKLRFVLTVSPVRHAKDTLPLNAVSKSVLRVACHYLSELLPDVSYFPAYELLLDDLRDYRFYAEDMLHPSKVAEDYIWERFARTYFDAGFGRFRKEWEAVRQALSHRPLHAAAPEHRQFLESTLAKLERLASQTDVRMELLEVRHQLQNLPLPVAKPEPELEDDGEERIDIGAYAAPARAQAAAPAPVAAEEVEEFEEFESVRGDDTAAPDVLAVDDEDAEDDDAATAESDAADVLDALAPKKKRRSRGGAKRNKKKHAARLAAELAAAEGSALPAEQAVAPTPLPAAPAVSVMADPEMAPQTALERRKRNSRRGRGRGQNAAQATDNTEAMVTVDAPEELLPAAATEPTSIEPAPTSAAVPQEQPAIQLTEATAPATNQEPEEADAAQRPARTGRSASEKRADALRKPHRGGARQKPLYAGEPAPESPEPAASVPAPEPAPKAAPAIPVTVGTGASGRLTESGKATLSARSAAVPAPALSPLPAAPVAAEAPEPARTPAPAAEATSSAPAAIAAVPKARRAPARKAKVTPAAVPAPDVSAAAAPSQEAAAEAPATPESAAPSATKPKAARPPRKAKPAPAAPQAPEPVTEAVVAPAAPASKPAKPARQAAAKKPTAPKAPAAKKAAPAKKVAPAAKPEPADKPARPPRKKPAKPDTPPENA, from the coding sequence ATGTTTCGCACTGAATTACCGCTTACTCCGCACCCGCAGCAGCTGCCGCTCTCCGCGCGCGTGCTGACTATCGGCTCCTGCTTTTCCGACAGCATTGGCTCGCGCCTCGCTGCCGACAAGGTGGCGACGCTGGTTAACCCGTTTGGCACCGTTTTCAATCCGCTGGCCGCCTGCCGCCTGCTGCGCGCCGCCGCGGGCGAAGAGCAGGACTGGCAGCAGCACGTGGTAGAGGCCCGGGGCCGCTGGCAGAGCCTCGACCTGCACGCCACGCACGGCGCCGACTCGCCGGTGGAGCTGCTGCAGCAAACCCAGCAGCTACTGCGCGATACGGGCGTATTTGTGGCCACCGCCGATGTGGTGGTGCTGACGCTGGGCTCGGCGTGGGTGTACCGCTACAAGGAAACCGGCGAGCTGGTGAGCAACTGCCACAAGCTACCCGCCGAGAAGTTCGAGAAAGAGCTTCTGACGCCGGATGAAATCATCAATACAGTAGCGGAAACGCACGCCTACCTGCGGCTGCACAATCCGAAGCTGCGCTTTGTGCTGACGGTAAGCCCGGTGCGCCACGCCAAGGATACGCTGCCGCTGAACGCCGTAAGTAAATCGGTGCTGCGGGTGGCCTGCCACTACCTGAGCGAGTTGCTGCCCGACGTATCGTACTTCCCGGCCTACGAGCTGCTGCTGGACGATCTGCGCGACTACCGCTTCTACGCGGAAGATATGCTGCACCCATCGAAGGTGGCGGAAGACTACATCTGGGAGCGGTTTGCCCGCACCTACTTTGATGCGGGCTTCGGCCGCTTCCGCAAGGAATGGGAGGCTGTGCGCCAGGCCCTCAGCCACCGTCCGCTGCACGCAGCCGCGCCGGAGCATCGCCAGTTCCTGGAAAGCACGCTGGCCAAGCTGGAGCGTCTGGCTTCGCAAACCGATGTGCGGATGGAGCTGCTGGAAGTGCGCCATCAACTGCAGAATCTGCCGTTGCCCGTGGCCAAGCCCGAGCCGGAGCTGGAAGACGACGGCGAGGAGCGGATTGACATTGGCGCATACGCTGCGCCGGCAAGAGCTCAGGCAGCGGCACCCGCGCCCGTAGCGGCCGAGGAAGTGGAAGAGTTCGAGGAATTCGAGTCTGTTCGGGGTGACGATACCGCTGCCCCGGATGTGCTGGCGGTAGACGACGAGGACGCAGAAGACGACGATGCCGCCACAGCTGAATCGGATGCTGCCGACGTGCTGGATGCCCTTGCGCCAAAGAAGAAGCGCCGGAGCCGCGGTGGCGCCAAACGCAACAAGAAGAAGCATGCCGCCCGCCTGGCCGCAGAGTTGGCCGCCGCCGAAGGCAGTGCGCTACCAGCTGAGCAGGCAGTAGCCCCTACCCCACTTCCCGCGGCCCCGGCAGTATCGGTTATGGCCGACCCGGAAATGGCACCGCAAACGGCACTCGAGCGGCGGAAACGCAACTCGCGCCGTGGACGAGGCCGAGGCCAGAATGCCGCGCAGGCCACCGACAATACCGAGGCCATGGTGACCGTAGACGCTCCAGAGGAGTTGCTTCCGGCGGCCGCCACTGAACCCACCAGCATTGAGCCAGCCCCTACCAGTGCTGCCGTGCCCCAGGAGCAGCCAGCCATCCAGCTGACTGAAGCCACGGCACCCGCTACAAACCAGGAGCCTGAGGAAGCTGATGCTGCGCAACGTCCGGCGCGCACGGGCCGCTCGGCCAGCGAAAAGCGCGCCGATGCGCTGCGGAAGCCACATCGGGGCGGCGCGCGTCAAAAGCCACTGTACGCCGGAGAGCCGGCGCCGGAAAGCCCTGAGCCTGCTGCATCAGTTCCTGCACCAGAGCCGGCGCCCAAAGCTGCGCCCGCCATTCCGGTAACGGTAGGCACCGGTGCTTCCGGCCGCCTGACAGAATCCGGCAAGGCAACTCTCAGTGCCCGCTCTGCTGCTGTTCCAGCTCCTGCCCTCTCGCCGCTTCCCGCAGCGCCTGTGGCAGCAGAAGCACCAGAACCCGCACGGACGCCTGCGCCTGCCGCAGAAGCAACCAGCAGTGCCCCTGCGGCCATAGCAGCAGTGCCCAAGGCACGCCGGGCGCCAGCCCGCAAGGCCAAAGTCACTCCTGCCGCCGTACCGGCACCGGACGTGTCGGCCGCCGCAGCTCCTTCTCAGGAAGCTGCGGCGGAAGCCCCTGCAACCCCGGAATCCGCCGCTCCATCAGCCACCAAGCCCAAAGCGGCCCGGCCACCACGCAAGGCCAAGCCGGCACCGGCCGCCCCGCAAGCCCCCGAACCAGTGACGGAAGCAGTCGTGGCGCCAGCGGCCCCGGCTTCGAAGCCAGCTAAGCCAGCTCGGCAGGCAGCCGCCAAGAAGCCTACGGCCCCGAAAGCCCCGGCGGCGAAGAAGGCCGCCCCAGCGAAGAAAGTAGCCCCGGCCGCTAAACCGGAACCGGCCGACAAGCCCGCCCGGCCACCGCGTAAGAAGCCTGCCAAACCGGATACTCCGCCGGAAAATGCTTAA
- the rpsF gene encoding 30S ribosomal protein S6 — protein sequence MEVRNYETVFILTPVLNESQVQETVEKFSQVLKENSADIINTEAWGLKKLAYPIQKKNTGYYFLVEFTGSGNIVDTLELAFRRDERIIRFLTTVLDKNAVAYAERRRKGEMNQQKAKQSEAVAQ from the coding sequence ATGGAAGTAAGAAATTACGAGACGGTCTTCATTCTGACTCCCGTTCTGAACGAGAGCCAAGTGCAAGAGACGGTCGAGAAGTTCTCGCAGGTGCTTAAGGAAAATAGCGCCGACATCATCAACACTGAAGCTTGGGGCCTCAAAAAACTGGCGTACCCAATTCAGAAGAAAAACACCGGCTATTACTTCCTTGTGGAGTTCACTGGCTCGGGCAACATTGTGGACACGCTGGAACTCGCGTTTCGTCGTGACGAGCGGATCATCCGCTTCCTCACCACCGTGCTGGACAAAAACGCAGTAGCCTACGCCGAGCGTCGTCGTAAGGGCGAAATGAACCAGCAGAAAGCTAAACAATCGGAAGCCGTTGCCCAGTAA
- the rpsR gene encoding 30S ribosomal protein S18: MSLANERIHKQDTRKKYCRFKKNGIKYVDYKDPNFLLKFVNEQGRILPRRITGTSLKFQRKVAQAVAKARHLALMPYVTDSLK; this comes from the coding sequence ATGAGTCTCGCCAACGAACGTATCCACAAGCAGGATACCCGCAAGAAGTATTGCCGCTTCAAGAAGAACGGCATCAAGTATGTTGATTACAAGGATCCGAACTTCCTGCTGAAGTTTGTGAACGAGCAGGGCCGCATTCTGCCCCGCCGTATCACGGGCACCAGCCTCAAGTTCCAGCGCAAGGTAGCTCAGGCTGTGGCCAAGGCTCGCCACCTCGCCCTGATGCCTTACGTAACCGACTCGTTGAAATAA